A stretch of DNA from Anabrus simplex isolate iqAnaSimp1 chromosome 12, ASM4041472v1, whole genome shotgun sequence:
GCCCTGAGCGTTTGGTCTACATTACTGTTACACACTGCATATTGTTTTAAAGTTCAATTAAAATGATACGATTATGTCAAGGGAGGGTCGTTAATCCCGAACGCCCCTGGAAATGAGACTAAGAATCCGAAGTGCGGCGAAATGAGCATATAGACATGTGGATGACATAAGAAAATTTTAGGTCTATTTCTTTCCCCTCAAATTAAAATGAAGTACTCACCTCTTCATCGAAATCCCAGGGAACGTAGGAGAACTGAATGGAAGGCATGAATACGTTGGCTTCTAACCAGCGAATGAAGAGTTCTTTAGTCACCACATCAGATCCGTATCCATTACCTCCCACCATATCGGGGAGGACGAAGGAGTACCCCACCATGTTCATCTGAAGTAGGGTGGTAATAAGAGTTGGCAAGCCATTGTTGAAGTCCCACCTACTGTCCTTGTCCAGCATCCTCACGAAGTTTGGCAAATGTTGAGTGCGTTGTCCAACCCGTACCTCGATCATCGGGCCGAACTGCGACACAGTCTCCACGTACTTGGTGGTGAAAATTCCTGGTTGCAATGTAATAGGACCAGATAGAACCGGCAACTGTGGTAGCCAACTAGTTTCTCCAGCGTCGAACTTGAAGGAGTCAATGCCGGCCTCTTGCTGTAATTTCCTTAAGCGGTTTGCCCACCAGTTGGCTGCTTCAGGCTTGGTAAAGTCAATGACTGCACCTTTACCATTCCACCACGTAGATTCTGCATTCCCTGTGATATCTAGAACCAAATACCCTTTCGCCAGAGCCTCTGAATAGTACGGTTCACAATCCACGTTTATGAAGGGGTGTATCCAGAGAGTTACACGGAAACCTTTCGATTTCAGGAGGTCAGTGAGTGCTTTGATATCAGGGAATTTCTCGGTATCAAAAGTTAGACTACCATAACAAGTTTCCCAGAAATCATCTATTTCCAACTGACTGTTTTGAAAACCATTCTTTAAGATTTGGTTGGCGAAGTCTGTTACTACCTCCGCACTGATGTTGGTCTTATATTGAGCCCAGGTGGACCAGATTGGATAACGAATCATTCGCTCATCAGGTATTCCTGTTGGTTTACCAAGGAAGTTCTCGATCGCGTCTTCATGGGCAAGTCTGGCGTTCTTAGCGATACACACTGCGTATTCCAATGTTGTATTCACTCTCTTGTTGGAGTAAGGTTCGACGTTCTTGGCTATCATAATAAACTGACCTGGTTCTTCTGCATTCTCGTCAATAAAGAGAGGAGTGTTTGCAAAAACATATAAGTAATTCCCGGATGAAGTCAGCCAGTAAGGTTCTGCAATTCCTTGATTGTCCTGCTGCTTCGTGACGTAAGAGTAATTGGCAAATGTTTCATTCTCTATGGGCCAATACTGCTGCCTCTGTTCTGGACCACCGTACCAGTGTCCAGATATGATACTGTAATCCTTGATAGTCCAACCCGAACCCACACCTTCAAGCTTTATTGCAATGCGGTCTACTCCGAGCGTCTTTACACTCATTCTGGCATCCTCCCAGCGTCGGCATAATGTATCTCCGTCATTTGTCGAGCCACAGTTTACTCCCTCACTTTTCACACCAACTCCAAGTTCCCCAGAGAATGTTACCGAACCATCTGCAAGAAACGAAATAAGAAACATCTTGGTAAGTTATATGAACACAAATTTAAATAAAAGATCAATGTCTTGTGACCTATGCGATCAAGTTAAGCATTAATTCTTTATCTAGCCTGCCGATATGTCGATAGCGATACATGGAAGAGTTGATGGGGATTCAAATTTCTTGTTGCCACAACGTCTTTCTGCGTATTCCAAATGTTTCATataggtggcgtgccagatgcgaccatgccgcatgcgacccgtgccactagcgaccgcataatctgtaaccgtgccggatgcgaccggcgttgacaagcaaattgtcatttgataagttgtgtcatcacccaagataaggcaaGCTagacgaagtgcaatgccatttcaataagtcctataagcagctactgcccctattttacataacacttctgggggaaactcgttttacaacacgaaacatggtgatgcgtttacgtcttttcccaccgggcgagttggccatgtggttcgAGGCGCGTgaccctgagcttgcatccgagagatagtgggtcgaatcccactgtcggcagccctgaagatggttttccgtggtttcccattttcacaccaggcaaatgctggggctgtactttaattaagaccagggccacttccttcccattcctagccctttcctatcccatcgtcaccttaagacctgtctgtgtcggtgcgacgtaatgccactagcaagtaaaaaagatcctaattctctgaaattatctACGTCTTAGGCCtatttacttatcgtgtcctattagtaccaggagtgtccgaggacgtgttcggcttgcctggtgcaggtctttctacctgacgtccctgggcggcctgcgcgtctggatgtgggattatgataatgaattagggagagatgaaacccggtttcggcacgtagcctactcctctcgaataataccaaggggtctgctcaatgctttacgtcgccatccgacggcctaatcactatcaacagcatcatatcccctcactccatttgaacactgcgaaaagctttggatttgaatccaggtttttggcatgcaatctagtgattagaaactgtctaccaccaacattcctaccctgccggtcaacattctgatagcGATTTatattttttcatccaggctaagtggctcagacggcccaGTCGGTTGAGATGctagtcttccgactccaacttggcaggttcgatcctggctcagtccggtggtatttgaacgtgctcaaatacgtcagctttgtgtcggtggatttacaggcacgtaaaataagtcctgcggtactaaattccggcacctcgtcgtctccttaaaccataaaagtagttactgggacgtaaagccagtaacattattatatttttctttcgaccaacggcactcgaacctgttaaccacggtgtcagacctttattttagaaaagaccaagttagttacttataagcaatctgccacttggtgacagcccttaatgcagatcaattgtaattgatgggtcgcatgcggcacgatgcttatccactcggtcgctgtTGGCACAAtgatggcctggtcgcatccggcacggtcgcatctggcacgtaacctttCATATAGGCCTAGATCCCGGCTATTTGTCTGAATGACTTGCGACGCAGTACTTCATTATTTTACTAATATGATAAGAACGTAGGTTCTGTCTCTACATCCGGGTGTTTGTAGCAATTTTTGAGATGGTTGAATGCATACGCGATGTGGTGACGATATCCATAATTTTTGGATGTTTCCTCAGTCTGTCAAGCCACATTAAGTTTGGACTGAATAGACGCAAAAATTACTCGCCAGTAGCCTTAAAAATTGCTTGTATGAAAGGAGAGACATCACCTCTTCATCGAAATCCCAGGGAACGTAGGAGAACTGAATGGAAGGCATGAAGACGTTGGCTTCTAACCAGCGAATGAAGAGTTCTTTAGTCACCACATCAGATCCACTGCAGTTAGTTTTATCTCGATTTAAGTGGGAGGTAGAAATAACATTTGTAACGTCGAGGACACCGCCTGTCAGATCTAGGGAGCGAACAACCAGTCAGCGACTCGCCTTGCGTCCTCGCGATACCACACCCATACTGTCGGTTGAGGGGCTCTTATCTTCGGAGCGTgcgttggcaaccatggggcccttagctgagtcctggcattgcttccacttactttcttactttcatccatcctatctgacctcccttggtcaacaatccccgtgtgggtgggggcgatagattaacatccacggtatcccctgcctgtcgtaagaggcgactaaaatatactccaggggctcttaacttgggagcgtgcgttggcaaccatggggcccttagctgagtcctggcattgcttccacttacttgtgctaggctcctcactttcatctatcctatccgacctcccttggtcaactcttattcttttacgacgccgacgctattaggttttcgagggcgagggagtccttcattttcatgcccttcgtggtccttggctttctttggccgataccttcatttttcgaagtgttgcatcccttccatatttttccttctgattagtgttatatagaggatggttgcctcctcttaaaacaataatcaccaccaccaccaacaacaactatAACTCCGCCACACCAAGACGAGGTGGTTTGGTGGTCaagcgtcaaccaagcgacttgaatttcgctggggtagctagCTCtctttcccggtctagaaagccaagaataacggccgagaggatttgtcgtgctgaccacacgacacctcgtaatctgcaggccttcgggctgagcagcggtcgcttggtaggccaaggcccttcaagggctgtagtgccatggggtttggtttggtttggtagctagctctctttcgcgccggcaaagaaACCCAGAGAGACCTGGACTGCGGCAAAGCAAACGGGTTATCGAGACAGAtgtacttgccttgacttagctgtttgcagatttttcttagcttgataaagaaacgttctaaggactaataagaaaatgtaaatacaaaattatttgccccagcagcgctggggtagctggggttcagtgcacgccactgcagtCACGTAAGCTGAATACAATAGTTGCTCCTGCACAAAGTTTGTAGGAGTCGAACCCCCCATATGcgacagttctgtgcattcactgcacACTCCGGAGTAAAACGCGTCTCGTCGGTCCACAGAATATTCCTCGGCCACATGTTGTCCATTTCCACGCGCGCCAGAAACTGAAGGGCAAAGTCACGGTGTTGTGTGCAACATCTTGgggtttcaatttgtgaacagtatgaagtttgCAGGGATAACAGTGTAAAATGCGCCGgaaaatcttgtgaactgttgaccgGGTTAGCGACAATAGTCTACACACGAGACATCTCgagcaaccccctgtgggtgggggcggtagaataacacccacggtatcccctgcctgtcgtaagaggcgactaaaaggggccccaggggctctgaactttggagcgtgggttggcgaccacggggccctcagctgagtcctggcattgcttccacttacttgtgccaggctcctcactttcagctatcctatccgaccacacttggtcaactcttgttcttttccgaccccgacgctattagatttgcgagggctagggagtctttcattttcacgcccttcgtggcccttgtctttctttggccgatatcttcctttttcgaagtgtcggatcccttccatttttccctctgattagtgttatatagaggatggttgcccatttgtacttcctcttaaaacaa
This window harbors:
- the LOC137502802 gene encoding myogenesis-regulating glycosidase-like — encoded protein: MQRLGLLCLLLAASLVDGQNIVVTPEREIIVTDKDGSVTFSGELGVGVKSEGVNCGSTNDGDTLCRRWEDARMSVKTLGVDRIAIKLEGVGSGWTIKDYSIISGHWYGGPEQRQQYWPIENETFANYSYVTKQQDNQGIAEPYWLTSSGNYLYVFANTPLFIDENAEEPGQFIMIAKNVEPYSNKRVNTTLEYAVCIAKNARLAHEDAIENFLGKPTGIPDERMIRYPIWSTWAQYKTNISAEVVTDFANQILKNGFQNSQLEIDDFWETCYGSLTFDTEKFPDIKALTDLLKSKGFRVTLWIHPFINVDCEPYYSEALAKGYLVLDITGNAESTWWNGKGAVIDFTKPEAANWWANRLRKLQQEAGIDSFKFDAGETSWLPQLPVLSGPITLQPGIFTTKYVETVSQFGPMIEVRVGQRTQHLPNFVRMLDKDSRWDFNNGLPTLITTLLQMNMVGYSFVLPDMVGGNGYGSDVVTKELFIRWLEANVFMPSIQFSYVPWDFDEENSCWERIFSSHQLLTKAL